One genomic segment of Bradyrhizobium diazoefficiens includes these proteins:
- a CDS encoding di-heme-cytochrome C peroxidase, with amino-acid sequence MHDPAPRPPFAPSIQVSPNNPCPFLRGLVGEGLVDGGTVPLRTLSQTIANASGETGLKKTSARIQTRGVALIANGACHILQSIFWGAQLDGLRGGPLDKLGAGSRILGVDGRVNEDEMARLAGFGGIYDDPDGGRETGLNASQIQTFMDDNLKRAGKQSRWYYPILMKFEWPILLKIMGKGQGDDRYLSVAEVRTLFNERKFPDRITQRVVSQPVTPPSLILRVAGGLVAALLVFGVVALRFPDQFQPMLPGIFGDLVAPPLPKHVEPRAAYWLEQNWALEDRHWFHHASQGTATFPVPYRWFMALEQPRLHFFAKPGMLHDSDHLQRFGFIPSPQTINTDEATLRRFGYANVYDKTKPVPARLWDPPVNWGAQAENVDGLPVGFARMTGVPDPATGQIGEDRIGLTCAACHTGQIHYKGIDIRFDGGPAMTDLRKLEVTTGLSIAYTLYVPGRFTRFADRVLGPAASDADRDALKQRLAAIGTFLVDWEKTYAKTIDSKTRFNEKTKRQEPQQDTEEGYGRLDALNRIGNQVFAQDMTLSGLSGFEKNLHARDAPVSFPPIWTVPWLKFAQYDASIEQPLIRNAGEALGVTALLNLSDTTPKDALFRSSMDIKNLNWIEDLLKGSAPYPKKQLSGLTSPKWPSDIFGDDAWKIDGERVKRGRKLYAEICAECHLGPVNDPVFDAEFPQQSIWSSSRWETIGDDKFLNEVQKSVKGMGTDPAQAGVLATRTVQVPGFLKLDPTQNLNAWWSCNLPDISSTDMPYALGLMVLVDIVGRKAMDDARIDPKVQQAWWGKRKNCPNPGPQPADKNEPGPWYRARPLNGVWATAPYLHNGSVPSLYWMLSPAAERPKSFCMGGGRDYDPKQVGFAVTDGESCKTGQSRFSTRASDGTELFGNSNAGHSFDGTPGPGKDGTIGRVLKEQERYDLIEYLKTL; translated from the coding sequence ATGCATGATCCCGCTCCGAGGCCGCCCTTCGCCCCCTCGATCCAGGTCTCGCCGAACAATCCCTGTCCGTTCCTGCGCGGCCTCGTCGGCGAAGGTCTTGTCGACGGCGGCACCGTCCCGCTCCGGACGCTGTCACAGACCATCGCAAATGCCAGCGGCGAGACCGGGCTGAAGAAGACCTCGGCCCGCATCCAGACCCGCGGCGTCGCGCTGATTGCCAATGGCGCCTGTCACATCCTGCAAAGCATCTTCTGGGGCGCGCAGCTCGACGGCTTGCGCGGCGGCCCGCTCGACAAGTTAGGAGCCGGCTCCCGCATCCTTGGCGTGGACGGGCGCGTCAACGAGGACGAGATGGCGCGGCTCGCCGGTTTCGGCGGCATCTATGACGATCCCGACGGCGGCAGAGAGACCGGGCTCAACGCCTCGCAAATCCAGACCTTCATGGACGACAATCTCAAGCGCGCCGGCAAGCAATCGCGCTGGTACTACCCGATCCTGATGAAGTTCGAATGGCCGATCCTGCTCAAGATCATGGGCAAGGGTCAGGGTGACGACCGCTATCTCAGCGTGGCCGAGGTGAGGACATTGTTCAACGAACGCAAATTCCCGGACCGGATCACCCAGCGGGTCGTCAGCCAGCCGGTCACCCCGCCCTCGTTGATCCTGCGCGTTGCCGGCGGATTGGTCGCCGCGCTCCTGGTCTTTGGCGTCGTGGCGCTGCGCTTTCCCGATCAATTCCAGCCGATGCTGCCCGGCATCTTCGGCGACCTGGTGGCGCCGCCATTGCCCAAGCACGTCGAACCCAGGGCGGCGTATTGGCTCGAGCAAAACTGGGCGCTGGAGGACCGGCACTGGTTTCATCACGCCAGCCAGGGCACCGCGACCTTCCCGGTGCCCTATCGCTGGTTCATGGCGCTCGAGCAGCCGCGGCTTCATTTCTTCGCAAAGCCCGGGATGCTGCACGACAGCGATCATCTCCAGCGCTTCGGCTTCATCCCGAGCCCGCAGACGATCAACACTGACGAGGCCACGCTGCGCCGGTTCGGCTATGCCAACGTCTACGACAAGACGAAGCCGGTGCCGGCGCGGCTTTGGGATCCGCCGGTGAACTGGGGCGCCCAGGCCGAGAACGTCGACGGCCTGCCCGTCGGCTTTGCCCGCATGACCGGCGTGCCCGATCCGGCGACCGGCCAGATCGGCGAGGACCGGATCGGCCTGACCTGCGCCGCCTGCCACACCGGCCAGATCCATTACAAGGGCATCGACATCCGTTTCGACGGCGGCCCGGCGATGACGGACCTCAGGAAGCTCGAGGTCACGACCGGCCTGTCGATCGCCTACACACTCTACGTGCCGGGCCGCTTCACGCGCTTCGCCGACCGCGTGCTTGGCCCCGCCGCCAGCGATGCGGACCGCGATGCGCTGAAGCAGAGGCTGGCTGCAATCGGCACCTTCCTGGTCGACTGGGAGAAGACCTACGCCAAGACCATCGACAGCAAAACGAGATTCAACGAGAAGACGAAGCGGCAAGAGCCGCAGCAGGACACGGAGGAAGGATACGGCCGTCTCGATGCGCTCAACCGCATCGGCAATCAGGTCTTCGCCCAGGACATGACGCTCTCAGGCCTCAGCGGCTTCGAAAAAAATCTGCATGCCCGGGACGCGCCGGTCAGCTTCCCGCCGATCTGGACCGTGCCCTGGCTCAAATTCGCGCAATATGACGCCTCGATCGAACAGCCGCTGATCCGCAACGCCGGCGAGGCGCTGGGCGTGACGGCGCTGCTCAATCTGTCCGACACGACGCCGAAGGACGCGCTGTTCCGCTCGTCGATGGACATCAAGAATCTGAACTGGATCGAGGATCTGCTGAAGGGATCGGCGCCCTATCCGAAGAAGCAGCTCTCCGGACTGACGTCGCCGAAATGGCCCTCGGACATCTTCGGCGATGACGCCTGGAAGATCGATGGCGAGCGCGTCAAACGCGGCCGCAAGCTCTATGCGGAGATCTGCGCCGAATGCCATCTCGGTCCGGTCAACGATCCCGTATTCGATGCCGAATTTCCGCAGCAGAGCATCTGGTCGTCGTCGCGGTGGGAAACCATCGGCGACGACAAATTCCTGAACGAGGTCCAGAAGAGCGTCAAAGGCATGGGGACCGACCCCGCCCAGGCCGGCGTGCTGGCGACGCGGACGGTTCAGGTGCCGGGCTTTCTCAAGCTCGATCCCACGCAGAACCTCAATGCCTGGTGGAGTTGCAATCTGCCGGATATATCCTCGACCGACATGCCGTACGCGCTTGGCCTGATGGTGCTCGTCGATATCGTTGGGCGCAAGGCGATGGACGATGCCAGGATCGACCCGAAGGTTCAGCAGGCCTGGTGGGGCAAGCGCAAGAACTGCCCGAATCCCGGTCCGCAGCCGGCCGACAAGAACGAGCCGGGACCCTGGTATCGCGCGCGCCCGCTCAACGGCGTCTGGGCCACCGCACCTTACCTGCACAACGGATCGGTGCCCTCGCTCTACTGGATGCTGAGCCCGGCGGCCGAGCGCCCCAAATCGTTTTGCATGGGTGGTGGCCGCGACTACGATCCGAAGCAGGTCGGTTTCGCGGTCACTGATGGCGAGAGCTGCAAGACCGGGCAGTCGCGGTTCTCGACGCGCGCGTCTGACGGCACCGAGCTGTTCGGCAACAGCAATGCCGGCCACTCGTTCGACGGCACGCCCGGCCCCGGCAAGGACGGCACCATCGGCCGCGTGCTCAAGGAGCAGGAGCGCTACGATCTGATCGAGTATCTGAAGACGCTGTGA